The proteins below come from a single Acinonyx jubatus isolate Ajub_Pintada_27869175 chromosome A1, VMU_Ajub_asm_v1.0, whole genome shotgun sequence genomic window:
- the LOC106974577 gene encoding olfactory receptor 2A12-like encodes MGHENFSVISELILVGFSNYPQTEIPLFFLFSLVYLASLFGNTTVIILVILYFSLQTPMYIFLCHLAFLNIFFSTFVVPKMLFNFLASRKVISYNFCIAQTYITLFLESTECFLLAVMALDRYVAICYPLRYLLIMNWSVCVALALGAWTIGFFASVVPLYLTILPLCGPYVVDYIFCELPILLHMFCADTSLLETIMATGGAGTVLFPFLFIILSYLRILVAVMTIDSIKGRKKAFSTCTSHLIAVIMYYGTGMIRYLRPKSLYSAEGDKLISVFYAVINPMLNPFIYSLRNKEMKEGMKKVMGKYKLKTKQQITD; translated from the coding sequence ATGGGTCATGAGAATTTCAGTGTCATCAGTGAGCTGATCCTTGTAGGATTTTCCAATTACCCCCAGACTGAAATTCCactcttttttctattctctctggTCTACTTGGCAAGTCTCTTTGGAAACACAACTGTcatcattttagtcattctataTTTCTCTCTCCAGACACCCATGTACATCTTCCTCTGTCATCTGGCCTTTCTCAACATATTTTTTAGCACATTTGTGGTCCCCaagatgctttttaattttctcgcAAGCAGGAAAGTTATATCTTACAACTTCTGTATTGCTCAGACCTACATCACCTTATTCCTGGAGTCAACTGAGTGCTTTCTCCTTGCAGTAATGGCTTTGGATCGCTATGTGGCCATTTGTTACCCACTGAGATATCTGCTCATCATGAACTGGTCTGTGTGTGTGGCATTAGCTCTGGGGGCCTGGACCATTGGCTTTTTTGCCTCAGTGGTGCCTCTTTACCTCACAATTCTTCCACTCTGTGGTCCATATGTTGTTGACTATATTTTCTGTGAATTGCCCATTCTTCTTCATATGTTCTGTGCTGATACATCCCTGCTGGAGACCATAATGGCCACAGGAGGGGCTGGAACAGTGTTATTCCCCTTCCTCTTCATTATACTCTCTTACCTTCGCATCCTGGTGGCTGTGATGACAATAGACTCTATTAAGGGCAGAAAAAAAGCCTTTTCCACATGTACTTCCCACCTGATTGCTGTGATCATGTATTATGGAACAGGAATGATCCGGTACTTAAGACCCAAGTCCCTCTATTcagcagagggagacaaactCATTTCTGTGTTCTATGCAGTCATCAACCCTATGCTGAATCCTTTCATTTACAGCCTAAGGAACAAGGAAATGAAGGAGGGTATGAAAAAAGTTATGGGcaaatacaaacttaaaacaaaacaacaaatcacAGACTAG